In Gopherus evgoodei ecotype Sinaloan lineage chromosome 10, rGopEvg1_v1.p, whole genome shotgun sequence, a single window of DNA contains:
- the LOC115658608 gene encoding myeloid-associated differentiation marker-like, translated as MPVIELNFRSLITPVGIVRFFEIFLSCTAFSLAAASTHFEGASGAWCMFTWCFCFIVSVLIMVVELFGFSEKLPLSWDDFTSAFAMLAALMVFTSSIMYPSASTFLTGTCSDSICAYQAAATAMSCVCFVAYAIEVGLTRSRPGDISSFLATVPGLLKVFEAYVACLIFSLVSDPKPYKIEPGQQWCIAVYSICFIVTLLIIILTIGRCLTYIPFPLEKVLVGYNALAVLLYLTAAIIWPIFNFRGNPRPNPCSRDCSWDRLLGVTFLSFFNLIAYIVDLVYSSKMVFVTRTA; from the coding sequence ATGCCAGTCATTGAGCTGAATTTCCGCTCCTTGATCACCCCTGTGGGGATTGTCCGATTCTTTGAGATCTTCCTGTCCTGCACGGCCTTCAGTCTGGCGGCTGCTTCGACCCACTTCGAAGGAGCCTCTGGGGCCTGGTGCATGTTCACCTGGTGCTTCTGCTTCATCGTGTCTGTTCTGATCATGGTGGTGGAGCTGTTTGGCTTTTCTGAGAAGCTGCCACTGTCCTGGGATGACTTCACCAGTGCCTTCGCCATGCTGGCAGCGCTCATGGTCTTCACCTCCTCCATCATGTACCCTTCCGCTTCCACCTTCCTCACCGGCACTTGCTCTGACTCCATTTGTGCATATCAGGCAGCAGCTACAGCCATGTCCTGCGTCTGCTTCGTTGCCTACGCCATCGAGGTTGGACTGACCCGATCCAGGCCTGGAGATATCAGCAGCTTCCTCGCCACTGTCCCTGGCCTCTTGAAGGTGTTTGAAGCCTATGTGGCTTGTCTTATCTTCTCCTTAGTGAGTGACCCCAAGCCATATAAAATTGAACCCGGCCAGCAATGGTGCATAGCCGTCTACAGCATCTGCTTCATTGTCACGCTGCTCATCATCATCCTCACCATTGGCCGGTGTCTCACCTACATACCCTTCCCTTTGGAGAAAGTCCTGGTGGGTTACAACGCCTTGGCTGTGCTCCTGTACCTGACGGCTGCCATCATCTGGCCCATCTTCAACTTCAGAGGGAACCCCAGACCCAATCCATGTAGCAGAGATTGCTCATGGGACAGACTGCTGGGCGTGACCTTCCTTTCCTTCTTCAACCTCATCGCCTACATCGTCGACCTGGTCTACTCCTCCAAGATGGTCTTTGTGACCAGGACAGCCTAA